The segment tttttttttttttttcgtttttcgtTTTTTCGTTTTTCGTTTTTTCGTTAACAAGAAATTCTCTTTCATTTGCAGTATGCAGTCCGGACCGCTTCTATGTTCAAAGCCTGTTTTAAGATCTACTGTTCCTTGCTACTGCCCTGGTCATCTACAAAAAGGTGAAAAGTGTTTAGCTAGAGATTTAAGAAAGGCAGGTCTTAACGTCTCGTCGACTAGTAAACTTCGTCCTGATTTCCATGTATTAGTAGCTGAATGCGTTCGCCAAATACAAGTCAAAAGAAGGGCGGCGAGAAAGGCCACTGCTGTTAAAATCGAAAGCAACTGAGAAGGTGAAGACTAGTTGTTAGGCCCCTCAGTTTGAATAAGAACATGTTGCAGTTGGTACATGTGTATTCAATCCAACCCGAAACCCCCAATGGAAGAATTGTTGATAAAACCAATTTTCGTGTACGATCCAATCCCTTGTTCCTTCCTCTCCCTCGCTGCACATTTGTTGTGTAATATTCGAGCATATGGTCGATGCAATGTGCCGATGATTAGCAGATTGCAGGGATGTACATTCCTTCTCTTGTTTTTATGAAAGGACGATTTAGTGTCAGCTTCCTTCTCTACAGGGTTTGATGGTATCATTTTTCCCAACTTGCAATAAAGGATTATAATCAATAGTTCGAGACGAAAATGTTTGTATTTCGAGTTTTAGTAtgaaaagtaaattttttacaaggtaactaaaaaaaacaatactcGTACAAaattgtttcgttttcctctacCAAATAAGGATGTTGGAGTAACATTTCTGCAGACCATCTTTGCTTAGGGTCTCTTTGAAAGCACTTTTGGAGAAAGTCCTTTCCTCGTTCGGACAATCCCCTTGATACGGTCGGAGTTTTCATCTCGTTTACAAGTTTCAACACATCACAGGTAACATATTAATCAAAACACAACCCAGAGACCAAATATCTAGGGTGTAATGGTCTAGGGTGTAATGTCACCAATAAAAGACTTGGGAGACATGTATTCACGCGTCCCTCTAAAACTCGATTTATAACCAAAACTCGACTTTGGTCTCTGTTCTTTCATATACATCTTCGAAAGGCCAAAGTCGGCTATTTTGAGATCGGGATTGCCATGTTGAGAGGGAAAAACAAGGACATTAGAAGGTTTGAAATCACAATGCACAAAGCCTTTGGAATGAATACAAGAAAACCCTGTAAGCATCATACGAAGATACCCTTTGAGCTCATCCTCCGGCAGCTTCTTGCGTTGGTTGATAAGGTCATCCAAAGACCCACCGGCGGCGTACTCCAAAACCAGATTGTAAACGCTGCACTTGCCGTCGTCTTCGGCGGCGACTTGGTGGCCGATGAGCTGAAGGATTTGGGGAGAGCCGATGAATTTGGACAAGATGAGGACTTCTTTGTTGAGTGAGTAGGCCACCAAGTCAGCTCATCGGCCCAAATCCTtggactaaatttaaaaaattagaaattatttgatttaaatatcattttgattttgttctatttgatttatgaaataatctcccgttttttaatttaaagtaaaaaaataatatttataaactcaattttttttagtttggttataaatttaaattgaaaattttatatctaatcaaacttcaaatttttaattttatatataataaattagtgaatttaaaaaaaaataatttgattaaaaattgatagatttgactaaataaatttataattcaataaattattattaattaagaaattaagagGAAAGAAAGCCAAATAGCAAATAACCTAAATAGTTAGAAATTAGGAACACCATCGAAATTGAAGTTCAAAGTAGAAGAAATGGAGTTACCTCAGACATGGCAGAATGAGGAATAATGTTGATCTTCTTCGTCCTCTCGGCCCAGAATGTTGTGCACACTGACATTGGAACAGAAGCTAACGACCTCTTATTGAGCTTGTTCATCGGAGACGGCAATGGAGGCACTCTTTTCCACCAAATTTTCCATTCTCACGCCTGATTTCACAGTTCATACTCCTCGCTAAAAACGTAGATCAGATTCTCCTGCCCAACGCATTTCATTTCCATTCTCACGCAGATCGCTCGGCATGACGGAAATCTCGAGGAATTCCATGGTCTGCACATCAATTTTCCACAGAACGAACGAAGGACCGGGCAGGGGAGTTACAGAGTCCCGCCGAAAAAAGGCGGTCGGtgcaagaaattaaaaatgaaaagataattCCAGGAGGTTGAAGAGTTTGGACTTCACTCCATACATGTAAGAAGGAGTGACTTCCGAGAACGTAGAACTTACCTTCGAAGAAATCGGAAGAGAGAGAGCGCGAGGAGATTCTGGACCTGAAATCCGGGGCCAATGGCGAATAGAGCTCCCAAAAATCAGCGTCCGGATCGTAAATCTCGACAGATAAATGAGTGGCCGCCTAGCAGTCGTACGCCTCCGACGACGATAAACTGGAGATTCGACTTGGATCCGGATCGGAAAATTCCGAGGAGAGGATCCATCCGTGCGAATCTGAGAGGCGAAGTGATGGTCCAAGAGGGATTGAAGAtaggagagaaagagaagtgaGGCGCGGTAGTGAAAAAGAAGCCGTCGGAGCCAAGGAAGGAGGCAGGAGAGACCGGCACCGGAGGGAGGCGGAACCAGAGATCAGAGAGAGGATCGAAGGCGAAGAACTGATTGTCCTTCGAGTCGGAGGTGAGGTTGGAAAATTCAGCCACTGGTGAAAAGAGGGGAGCTCGAGAGGGCATCAATGGCGGCTACCACTAAAATAGGTATTTGTTATCCATCAAAACTCCGGGTTTGCAACCATGAATTTGTGCAAACTACACCACTTCTAGTTCCGGATTTGCAACCATGAATCTGGTTCCAAGTTTGACACCAAAAATTTACACAAATTACCActccatttatattttattaagagCAAATAAACACATAAgcacttaaataaaatataggaTAACATATAAATAGAACCACCATCACACTAGATTGAtcaaatgaaatcattatCCCATTATATACAAAGATTGGAAAAGGACATCATGCAATCATTTAGAACTTAAATtcgaataaaataaaggattGTGATTCCATCTGAGAACACTTCCTAAAGATGACGCTTATTACTCTTATCCGGCTGCTTCTTGCTTCTTGCTTCTTGCTTCTTGCTTCTTGCTTCTTGCTTCTTGCTTGTTGTCGAGGGCCAATTGCTGGGCGGTGTATTCTGCATCAAGATGATGGCCAACTAAACGCCTCCCTTGGAGACTTCGGAAGCACAAATTTCTTGATGTTCCAGACGACCCAACAAGAtgggatggatggatggatggatggatggatcaTTGCTGGGATGCCCGCCTGTGGTTGTTTAACAATTTAACCTGTTTTTAGGCATTGAGACCGAGAAACGAAACCAAACACACTCCATTTCATTTTGGAACAAATCTCCCTCAAACTCAAGGGCATATAGATGTTTACCACAGAAGATCAATCCTCTCATGGTTGATCTGCATCAGATTCAGGCCTCGTTACGCGTCTCCTTCTCGTAGGTGGTGATGCATCGTCGCCCATTCCGATGTATATGCGGAAATCCTCATCTGCATCTTCTTGTAATCCCAAAAGGTTTTCACCCCAAAGGAACCGGCGCTCTGGTACGGGTGTTCCTCCTCCAGAGCGTCGATGCCTCACCCAAGACCTTGAACGTGGCCTTGGCTCTCGAGCACCATCAACCGATCCAAACATATGAAACAGAAAGAAACTAGTCAGCAATGGCCCATTGACATCACCTGTGCCACTGTCTCTTTCAGCTGCCACCATACCACCATCTCCATTTTCAATTACGTAGTCTCCAACCACAAGGGCACCAGGCATGGCTGAGCGGATGGCACTAACAACATCACCAACTTCTCTCTGTCGCTCCAAGCGTCGCCATGCCCGTTCTCTAGATGGGTCTATGACTGAAGGCCGTGTTGTCGGGTGAACTCTTCTAGCATGCCTGCGTAGTTCCTGGTAGTTGCCAGAGAATGAGCAAGTTTCACGGGAGCAACTTCGTTTCTTTAGATTAAGATATTCTCTTGCTTCTTCTATAACTTCCCAGCCTAGCACAGCTCCTCGGCACATGGGGCACTTCAAATCTGAGTACTCGGATGAGTTCCCAGCACCCAAACCTTCCTGCTCATCCCTTTCAGTATTAGACCCAGAACCAACAGTATCCAGATCTCCAGCCTCATTCGAGTCTAAAGTTCTATTAGAATTTTCAGTTCCATTATCCCCTAAAACTACAACAGGTAATCCAGCAGATGCAACAGTGTtcctttcatttatattttgattatcATCAACTTCATTCAAATCAATGCTCAGACCCAGGTTGTTTGTAGGACTACTAAAGCTATATGGATTTATAGGTGAAGGACTTGATAAGCGTGGACTCTTCCTAGTTtcttctcttaattttttgaattggtCAAAGCAATTTGAATGCCTATGGCTTGTGTCACATATATAAGGTTTGCAACCCTTGTGGTGAGAGCTGCAAAGTAGAAGAACAGCATTATGTGGGTGGTCCATGCAGATAGGGCAGGAGACTTCATCCAATTCTTTATGCAAAGCAAGGATATCTGAATCATTATGAATTCTTCGTTTCACACCAGCCATCTTGAGCACTAGGTAAATCACTAAGCATATTTAATAGATCAGAATGCTTCTACTGACAACAATAGCACAATACTTACAGTAAGCTAAAAACAATTCAGAAACAGCTAGAAAAGTCGTTTGTTTTAATGGGTCTTTAAGGAGAAAAAGAGGATTGTCACAAAACTAATAAAGCATCCAATTTTAACATCAAAACAAAGATACGTCATACCAAGAAAACGTAAATTGTAAATacataaacacaaaaaagtGTTCTAAATTTAACAAAGGACAGtaacatagaaaaaaaaaatcaagatatCCATTTCATGTTATCAAAGTGCACACAACGCAAACATTAAATTGACCATTGCATATCACACAAAAAAATGTGAACCAAATTAAGAGAGGACCTACGATAAATGAAAGTTGATGAAGACAGTAGCCATACATGCAATATACAACgtacatataaatatattaccCGGAAATATATCAAGCAATTGCATGGTTACTCACCAAGAGAAGCAGCTCTTTTTATATTTCCTACAGGAGGCTTCTCAGTCTCTATTTGTGCTACCAATTCAAATCTACAGAATGCTTACTCTGGCTTTATTAAAGCGAAATCACAGGTCTACTAATTGAAAGCAAAGAACTGTAACTGTAGGAGTAATTGGTGGACTACACCCTTGACTAAAACTATTAGCAACTTCTCCAAGACGCCAAGGTCTGTACAAGTCCTTGACCTGCATTTATGCAGcgtaaaagaaatttgatggtTATAAATACAAGATCTcaattttgaaaggaaaaggcaactacaaaatcaaaatgtatTCAACAACTATTGGCATgtccattaaaaaaacatatctagggctaaatttgaaaattcaaatcaaacaaatacaTAAATCCTagtcaattttatttctaatacaAACCCTGCCAACGAAGTGTTAAAAACAACAAACCCAAAACCAGCaacaatggaagaagaaaacgtgcaaaacaaaaaacaacttCCCTCAACAAAAAGTTAAGCATATGtgaaaacagacaatatcacTATCCTACAAAGGAAAATTCTTAACAACATACTTCGGATTCCAAAGGCAACCCCCCTTGACATCCCCATTACACGGGGGAAAAAAAGNTTGTATATGTAAATcctaaatatgaaaatatgcGGAattcttatgaaaaaaaaaagagagagagccATGAAAGATATGCAAGAGCAACAAAATCCAGATGAGAGTTGTCTGCACAAAGATAAAAAAGGAGGCGACTATATTAACATCAACCATCTGATCTTCCCTCCAAGTAATCCTTAAACCCCCTTTCCCATCAAAGTTCAAGAAGACATAAGCAAAAGAGGAAATAGAATCGTGTACATATGCTAGGCCACCAACCCAAATCCTAAAAATGACAAAGTTTCATAAGAAAGAAGCCAAGTTCAAAGCCTCTACCCATGCTACGAAATTATAAGTGAAACCAAAACGAAGTCTGAATTTCAGGCagcataaagaaaattagcCGATATAGATTCTCATTCTGATACCTTAAATTGTGATCATATTCCAGTTCAATTACCATCCTCATGAACAATTACACAAAGTcagaaactaaaagcaaaaagGCCCAAATCACATCCAAATAATCAGATCcccaaatccaaaacaaacccTAACCCAAACCAACCAATCCATCGAGCCACCAAAGTGAAAACGAAATTACCAAGGGAATCAAACGATtagacaaacaaacaaaggaTCAAACACAAGGGCAGCAACGAATTGAATCCGGATcacaaataattgaaaccaAAAACAGGAATCTCAATCGAAATATCAAgagcgaaaaaaaaaatcgataaTGAAACATGGAAGATTAGGGTTTACTAAAAGCAGAATCCGATGGATTTCACCGTGGTAGGGTCGGACGATGAGTTCGTGAAGAACTCGCTGAGTTCTAGCGCAGAAACAGCAGATATGATCAAAGACGAAGAATTTGAGAATCCATTCGGATATTTATAGCCAGACTTAGCCACAGAGAAAGAATACAAAACGCAGCGTTTCACCTGGGTGGGCGGTGACGAAGAGGTTATGTTGTAAGATAATGGGCTTACTTTATGGGCCTGGGCCACAAtaagtttaataaattaatggttaaattataaattatgtatcgaggataataaatttaattaaaatatccttccttacaaaatcaaacaaaccatataaaaaaattaaaattttaaatttatcttacaaaaaattatcaaaattcattaaaaaaaaattaaaattgaaaaatattttaagcatttttttataaaataacaagttataattgaataaataggagTGTTCAAATGACTCGATAACTCGAACAATTCAAAtcataacaattaaatttttttttgtttgaatttttaaaaaaaaatgaaaaattcgGGTCGATTAGCAGATTGATGCTCTTTTTAGTCGGGTCAATCCAACCATCCAAAAATATCGTTATAACCTAACTTAAAGTATGAAATAAGTGACGTCACtcaacacaaaataataaaaataaaaacatttttattttagccaaccaattcaaaatttaccaaattcatcgactaaacttataatttaacagaaaacaaataaacgACGTCagacacaaaataataaaagaacgtttttattttaactcatAGGTCTTAAAATTTACGAAATTTAcagactaaatttataatttaaagtgaaagaaataaacgacatcaaacacaaaataatacAATGACGTTTTTATCTTAACCCACAACTCTCAAAATTTACCAAATTTACGgagtaaatttataatttaacgtGAAAGATATAAACGACATCagacacaaaataataaaaaaattaaagattaaacttataattttagtcctgtaaatatatattacagGTTAAACCATGTTGATGGGTTCAATAAgcattataaaaatattgattatgTGATCATAATAATGTCACGCTTATGCAAAACGGCCTCCAAATAGACTTCTTAACACGTCATCAGCCATGCATGTGCCACGCTCTGCTGTCAATGCCACGTAGGCTGCACACTttccatatttaaaatttaaagaaaataatacctATTTATTTAGGGTACCAAATACCAATCCACGAAAGCGGCAATTGGGCATGTCGAACAAGGAATGAGCAAGAACAGGGAGGGTTCTGGGTCACTGTCATTTCATTTCCCCGCCAAAGATCTCTCCTTATAGATTCCTGTTTGGCTGTCAAGAAACTCAGAGAGAAAACGTTGGGAAAGTGCGCCGGATAATCTTCCATTCCGTCGCACAAAATGAGTAGCGGGGTTGCATCTTCAGTTTCCCCATCCCTTTTCTCGGGTGTACCCACTAAATCAAAGATTACCCATTG is part of the Cucurbita pepo subsp. pepo cultivar mu-cu-16 chromosome LG12, ASM280686v2, whole genome shotgun sequence genome and harbors:
- the LOC111807240 gene encoding uncharacterized protein LOC111807240 isoform X2, which encodes MAGVKRRIHNDSDILALHKELDEVSCPICMDHPHNAVLLLCSSHHKGCKPYICDTSHRHSNCFDQFKKLREETRKSPRLSSPSPINPYSFSSPTNNLGLSIDLNEVDDNQNINERNTVASAGLPVVVLGDNGTENSNRTLDSNEAGDLDTVGSGSNTERDEQEGLGAGNSSEYSDLKCPMCRGAVLGWEVIEEAREYLNLKKRSCSRETCSFSGNYQELRRHARRVHPTTRPSVIDPSRERAWRRLERQREVGDVVSAIRSAMPGALVVGDYVIENGDGGMVAAERDSGTGDVNGPLLTSFFLFHMFGSVDGAREPRPRSRSWVRHRRSGGGTPVPERRFLWGENLLGLQEDADEDFRIYIGMGDDASPPTRRRRVTRPESDADQP
- the LOC111807785 gene encoding ribosomal protein S6 kinase 2 alpha-like, producing the protein MPSRAPLFSPVAEFSNLTSDSKDNQFFAFDPLSDLWFRLPPVPIRTDGSSPRNFPIRIQVESPVYRRRRRTTARRPLIYLSRFTIRTLIFGSSIRHWPRISGPESPRALSLPISSKTMEFLEISVMPSDLRENGNEMRWAGESDLPDLVAYSLNKEVLILSKFIGSPQILQLIGHQVAAEDDGKCSVYNLVLEYAAGGSLDDLINQRKKLPEDELKGYLRMMLTGFSCIHSKGFVHCDFKPSNVLVFPSQHGNPDLKIADFGLSKMYMKEQRPKSSFGYKSSFRGTREYMSPKSFIGDITP
- the LOC111807240 gene encoding uncharacterized protein LOC111807240 isoform X1, which translates into the protein MIYLVLKMAGVKRRIHNDSDILALHKELDEVSCPICMDHPHNAVLLLCSSHHKGCKPYICDTSHRHSNCFDQFKKLREETRKSPRLSSPSPINPYSFSSPTNNLGLSIDLNEVDDNQNINERNTVASAGLPVVVLGDNGTENSNRTLDSNEAGDLDTVGSGSNTERDEQEGLGAGNSSEYSDLKCPMCRGAVLGWEVIEEAREYLNLKKRSCSRETCSFSGNYQELRRHARRVHPTTRPSVIDPSRERAWRRLERQREVGDVVSAIRSAMPGALVVGDYVIENGDGGMVAAERDSGTGDVNGPLLTSFFLFHMFGSVDGAREPRPRSRSWVRHRRSGGGTPVPERRFLWGENLLGLQEDADEDFRIYIGMGDDASPPTRRRRVTRPESDADQP